A stretch of the Apteryx mantelli isolate bAptMan1 chromosome 3, bAptMan1.hap1, whole genome shotgun sequence genome encodes the following:
- the SNRPB2 gene encoding U2 small nuclear ribonucleoprotein B'' — protein MDIRPNHTIYINNINDKIKKEELKRSLYALFSQFGHVVDIVALKTMKMRGQAFVIFKELGSSTNALRQLQGFPFYGKPMRIQYAKTDSDIISKMRGTFADKEKRKEKKKAKSLEQAANAANKKILQGATQNSANAQGTSSQNQQVPDNPPNYILFLNNLPEETNEMMLSMLFNQFPGFKEVRLVPGRHDIAFVEFENEGQAGAARDALQGFKITPSHAMKITYAKK, from the exons AACTGAAGAGGTCCTTGTATGCGTTATTCTCACAGTTTGGTCATGTAGTAGACATTGTGGCTCTGAAGACTATGAAGATGAGAGGACAGGCTTTTGTTATATTCAAGGAACTTGGATCATCCACTAATGCTCTGAGACAGTTGCAAGGCTTTCCATTTTATGGGAAACCGAtg cgTATTCAGTATGCAAAAACAGACTCTGACATCATCTCTAAAATGCGTGGTACATTTGCTgataaggaaaaaaggaaagaaaagaagaaggccAAATCTTTGGAGCAGGCAGCAAATGCAGCAAATAAAAAGATTCTCCAG GGAGCAACACAAAATTCAGCCAATGCCCAAGGGACTTCATCACAGAATCAGCAG gtgccTGATAACCCACCAAACTATATCCTTTTCCTTAATAACTTGCCTGAGGAAACAAATGAGATGATGCTGTCCATGTTATTCAATCA GTTTCCTGGATTCAAAGAAGTACGTTTAGTGCCTGGACGTCATGACATTGCATTTGTGGAGTTTGAAAATGAGGGACAGGCAGGAGCTGCTCGAGATGCTCTACAAGGATTCAAGATTACTCCATCTCATGCCATGAAAATCACTTATGCTAAGAAATAG